Below is a genomic region from Isosphaeraceae bacterium EP7.
AGGCGGAGGGGAGTGAACCTGGGCGGAGACGTGCACGGGACTGGATCGGTCGTCGAATCGACTCGACCCGCGTGACAAGGGCCATTTCTACGGGGTCGAAGCATCGGAGTCAACACGTTCTCCGCCCCTTTTTTCGATTACCGGGGGCCTGGTAAAGGGGGTCGTCTGGGGACGTTTGAACTGGCGCCCCCCCGAGTCGGCCTGATTTAAACTGGAAAGATTGAGCTTGTCGGGTTGAGAATCAGAGGAGGACTTGATCCAGCGAGGAGAGGCCCAGGGGCTCACGGCTGGCGAACGGCTCGCCGTGCCGGACGCCGATGGTCTGTCCCCAGAAGCGGGTCCGGTCGCAGACCGCGTCGATGACGCCGGGCCGGCCCGCGGGCTGATTGTCGACGAGCTGGGAGCGATAGGCGTTCATCGCCCGGACCTTGGCGTCGAGCTGGTCGGAGATGTCGAGGACGAAGCTGGGGCGCTCGACGATCCGCAGGTGGACGCTGAAGTAGTAGAAGATCCGGGCGGGGTGGAAGGGCTCGCCGGGGATGTCGCTCTTGGAGAGCTTGCTCCAGAACCGCGCGTCCTCGACGAGCCTGGTCGCGGCGAGGTGGTCGGGGTGGGCGTCTTCCCAGTAGGGGGCGAAGAGGAGCCTGGGGCGCACCTTGCGGAAGACGGAGGCGATGGCCCTGCGATGCTCCAGGGTCGCCTCCAGGTTGCGGTTGGGCAGGCCGAGGTTCATCCGCCAGGGGGAGCCCAGGGCCAGGTTGGCGGCCTCGGTCTCCTTGCGACGGCCCTCGACGCTGCCCAGGGGGGTGGGCTCGCCGGTGGTGAGGTCGAGGATGCCGACCTTCCAGCCGGCGGCGAGCAGCCGGGCGATGGTGCCGCCCACGCCCAGTTCGGCGTCGTCGGGGTGGGGGGCGACGACCAGGGCGTCGAGCATGAGAGGGCTCCTCGGGACGGGTGCGGGCGTTGCGTCCGTGCCACTCTAAACGACCGAGGGGGGCGAATCGAAGGGGGATTGGGTGGCTCGGCGAGCGAAGGAGTCGGGCGTGGCATGCCGATCGCTTAGACTCGACCGACGACCGCATCCTCCCCCCCCTTCACCCGGCTGGGCCGCCGCGAACCGGCCGTGAACCGAGGAGCCACCATGACGGCGACCCCCACCGATCTGACGCTCGTCGATGCGCCCGATGCGGGTTCATCACTTGCCATTACCACCCTGACCGAGCTGCCCAGGGACCTGGGGGTGCTGCTCCTCGCAATGGGAATGGTGGGGGTGGCCGCGCCCGGTGTCCCCGGGACGCCCGCCCTTCTGGCCGCCTGCGTCGTCCTCTGGCCCGAAGGCTTCGGCTGGCTGGAACACCGGTTCGCGCGGCGTTTCCCCAGGGCGCATCGGTCGAGCCTGAACCAGGTCACTCGATTTCACAGGGATGTGGAACGCCGGTACCCGTCCTGCCCCAGGCTGAACTGACGGCGGGGCACGCGGCCCGCCGTCAGGCGACGAACGGGGCCTTCAGCTTGCGCCAGGGCTGGCCGGTGATGCGCTCGACGACCCGTGCGGCGGAGAGGACGGTGGCCATCGTCCCCTGACCCGGGAAGACGGAGTCACCCACCAGCCAGAGGCCGGGGCCGAGCGCGTTGGGGCCCACGGCCAGCAGGTTGCTGTTGCGCCTGGAGACCGGCGGCCCGCCGACGGCGCCGAGGGTCCGCCTGGTGTAGCGGCGGAAGCTGCGCGGCGAGGCGAACTCCTCATGCCGCAGGGCGCCCGGCGCATCGGGCAGGGCACGCCCCAGCGCGGCGAGCAGCCGTCCTCGATAATCGGCCTTGCGTGCGGCATAGGTGGCCGCGTCCAGGCCGTCCCAATCTTGCGGGCGGGTGTGAGTCGACAGGGTGGCGACCCGGACGGAAGGGGGGCCGTAGCCCTCGTCGCCGGGGGGCGAGAGCGAGACGAGCACGTTGTTGCCGTCGTGCGGCGGCAGGTCATACGACTGCAAGACCTGGTGGAACAGCGGCGCGTCATCCGGCACCGCGGCGGCGCCGATGGCCAGGTAGCCGGTGAACGCGCCCCAGGCCGCGCGGCTCTTGCGTTCTTGCCCGCCCAGTCGGCCGACGAGGGGCCTGGAAAGCAGCGCCGCGGCCAGGTCCACCGGCAGGTTGAAGGCGACCTGCCGCGTCTTCAGCCGATCTCGCCGCCTGGTCGTCACGACGAACCCGCCGCGCCCGGGGTCGGCCTCGACGCGATCGACGATCGTGCCCGTGCGCAGGCTTCCGCCCAGCGCGGCGAACCGGCCGCCGAGCCCCTCGGCCAGCGCCTTCATCCCGCCGACGGGCCGGGCCATGCCCAGGCGGTAGGCGTGCAGGCAGGCGGCGGCATTGGAGAACGGGACGGTCTCGGGCCCCGCCTGCGCCGTGTCTTGCAGAAGCATGGCGATGAACGCCAGGAACGGGCGGTCGCGATGGAGGCCGAGCAGCCGCAGGACGTCGAGGACGGAGAGCGTCCAGGTCGAGGCCGCCAGCAGGCCGCGCGGGCCGAGAATCGCCAAATTGTGCGCCCAGTCGGCCGGAGATAGCGTGGGCAGCCGCGGGATGCCCCCCGCGGCGCGGAAGAGGGCCGAGCCGACGGCCTCCTGCAAACCCCAGAAGAGGCCCCGGGCCCGATCGTGCCCCGGGAAGGCGAGCCTGGAATCGGCCAGGAAGGTGGCCGGCGGCGTGCCGATGAGCAGCCGACGATCGGGCAGGCAGACGCGATAGCCGGCGCGGGGGACGTGCTCGAAGCGGGCCCCGACGGCGGCGAGCAGGTCGCCGATCGGCTGGCCGGGCTCCAGGCCCATCAGCGCGGTGGCGCCCGCGTCGAAGGTGTAGGGGCCGCGGCTGAAGTAGCCCGCGCAGCCGCCCAGGTGGGTGTGGGCCTCAAGCAGCGCGACCCGGCATCCGGCGCTCGCGGCCAGACCCGCCGTGGCAAGCCCCCCCATGCCGGCTCCGACGACAACCAGGTCGAACTCGACCGCTTCGCCCGCCAATGGCCCGCCCTCGCCCCGATTCACGACCGGCCCCCGGTAGCACGGCCCACCCGGTCATCTTGGGCGCCGGGGAGCCGGTCGGCGAGGTGCGGCCCGCCCGTGCCCGGGGATTTGTCATTCAAAAAAATGCGTGTTTGCCGATTGGGCGATCGCCGGGGGGCGGGCGTCATCGCGGGGATTCGGATGTCGCACCGGCCCCGGGTCGGGTAAGATCGTCGGGAAACCGGGCGCCCGCGGGATGACCCGCCTGGGGATCATGGGAGTCGTTGTTGATGCCTGGTTTCGTGAAGATGGCGACCCTGGACGAGCTGCCACCGGGCGGCTCCAAAGAGGTGGAGCACGACGGCCGGATTTACGCCCTGTTCAACGTCGACGGGATCATCTCGGCGATCGACGGGATCTGCCCGCACCAGGGGGGCCCCCTGGCCGACGGCCCGCTCGACGGGACGTGCGTGACCTGCCCCTGGCACGGCTGGCAGTTCGACGTGCGCACGGGCAAGTCGTCCCTGAACGGGAAGCTGAGCCTGCCGACGTTCGAGGTGAAGCTGGACGGGGCCGATGTGCTCGTCTCGGTCGCCTGACGTCGCGCCACGCCTCGGACCTCGCCGCATGGTCGTCGGACGCTCCTCCCCAATCCCACTCAAGCCCCCCGAGTGCCGTTGACGCGCCTGAGGACGTTCCGCAACACCGACCCGCCTCGGCTGGCGTCGCTCTGGAATCGGGGGCTACCGACGATCGCGGTGGCGCGCCCGCTGGCGGCCCACGAGTTCGACTCGCTCGTCCTGGACAAGCCGCACTTCGACCCCGCCGGGCTGCTGGTGGCCGAGGACGACGCCGGCCATGTGATCGGCTTCGCGCACGCCGGATTCGGCCCGCTGGACCCGTGCGGAGAGGTGCGCGGGCGCGACACCGAGCTGGGCGTGATGGCGATGTTCGTCGTCGACGAGGAACGGATGGACTCCGACGCCGAGGACGCCCTTTGGCTGTCGGCCGAGCAATACCTCAGATCGCGCGGGGCCACCGTGCTGTACGCGGGGGGCCAGTACCCCGTCAATCCGTTCTACTGGGGGATTTACGGCGGCAGCGAGTACGCCGGAATCCTGTCGTCGCACGTCGCGTTCCACCGGGTGGCCCTGCGCATGGGCTACGAACCGACGTCGACCACGGCCGTCCTTGAGGCCAACCTCAGCGAGCCCGAGCCCCGCGACCCGCGCGTGGCCGCCCTCCGGCGCCAGGTCCGGCTGGACGTGGACGAGGACTCCTGGCTGGACTGCTGGTGGGACGCCGCCGCCATCGGCGCCTACCGGCCGACGACCTATCGCCTCCGACCGCGCAACGACGAGACCGAGCTCGCATCGGCCATCACCTGGGACATGGACGGCTTCTCGCGACTGGACGGCCGCACCCGGCTGGGCCTCATCGACGTCGAGGTGCCCCACGAGCAACGCCGCAAGGGCTACGGCCGCTTCCTCGTCCGCGAGATCATGCGCGAGGCCCGCAACCGGATGATCGACATCCTCTGCGTGCAGACGACCTCGACCAACCACCCCGCGCTCGCCCTCTACGAATCCATCGGCTTCCACCGCCTGGAAACCGCCACCCTCTACCGCCTGCCCGCCGACAAGATGGGCCGCTCGACGCCGCACTGAGCGGTTCGGCGGAGGGTCACGCCAGCTCGCGCAAACGACACGTTTTCACGACGTCTCGACCGCCCGGGATGGATCGGTGAACCAGATCGGCACGCCCGCGTTGCGGGGCCCTGACATCCGGGGGCGTGCCGTCGTGGATGGTTCCTCACGCATCGAGCCCGGCGAACCCTAGGGCTTCGGGACCTTCGGTCGGTTGATGACGGGCCGGTCCCGGACCTTGCCCGCGTTGCCCTCGGTCTCCAGCATCAAGGCCAGGACGGGCTCGAACATCAAGGCCAGGTCGGCGAGCGTCCCGAACCCCTCGGCCTGGAGGCCGATGGAGGGGCCCTCGGCCCGGATGCGGAGGTTTGCCAGGAACGATGTCGCCATGCGGCGAGCCAGTTCGACCGACCGGAAATCCGGCGTGCCCGGCGGCGATGCGGGTTCGGCCTTCTCGACCTTCGCCTTGGCCAGCGTCAGGAGCGAATCGATGGCCCGGGTGACTGCCGACGACGCACCGCCGTCGACGCAACTCGCGGCGGCACGGAAGGCCATGGAGTCGTGTTCGTCGACGCTGAAGATCCAGCGGTCGACTCCCTTGAGCAGCGAGAGGACCAGCGCGTCATCGGGCCTTCCCAGGTCGTAGCTCTTTCCCAGGGCGCCGCCCTGGTTGTCGAGGACGACGGCCAGCAGGCCGCGGCAGGCACGCTCCCAGTCGGCACTGAGCAGAGAGGCGGATTTCGAAGGCCCGCCGCGATTGACCAAGGCGCGGATCTCCGCCTCGTCGTCGACGACGGTGGTCCGGTCATCGGGCAGATAGATGCAGATGTCCCAGTTGCCAGCGCTCTGCGGCGGCCCGGTCAATTTGTAGTAAATGCGACCGCTCTCGCGAACCTCTTCGAGGTTGCAATGCCACTGGCGGAGGAACCGGGGCCAGTCGAAGGGGGCGGCGGTGCGAATGGTCATCCCGCGTAACTCGAGCCTGTGAAGCGGGGCTTCCTGCTGGACGCCCCCCGGGCCGAAGCCGACGCCTCGGCCGAAGCCGACGCCGCAGGTGACCCACTCAACGTCCTCGAAGCCGAGCCTCAGGAAGCCGGGTGCGGACGTGTCGACCTTGAGCGATCCGGAGAGAATGGCAAGCTCGGAATTGAACCAGTCCGAGATCAAGGGAAAGGGGAAGGGCCGGGCCTTCCTCGCCAGGCGGAGCGCCGCGGCGGGGCGAAAAGCGATCAGGCCGGCCATCCCTTTGCGGGCGTGGGGCGTGTTGAACGGGGTCTCGGTCGTGGGCAAGGCCGGCGGGCCGGGCTCCGCCGATGCCAGGACTGGCGCGGGGGCCTCGTCGTCCGCGGCGCGTGCGGGGCCGCGGAGCATCGCCGGGCCAATCGTCAGGCCGAGCAGGGCGAGGGCCGTGGTGAGGCGCCAGGCGCCCGAAGAGGGCCGTTGGCCTGTTCCCGTTTCGTTCTGATCTCGCAGCATCGTGATCCTCCTGATCAGGGTCCCGCGGCCCGGGAGGAACGCCCTCGCCGGCCAGCTTGGGGACCGTCCATCTTGCTTCAGGGCCAGGCTCGACAGCGCCAGCAGGTACGTCACCCGCCCGCCAGCGAACCGGGCGCCCAGGGCGTCGGCCGCCTGCTCCTGCTGGAGCTGGAGCCGGCCGGCGAGCCAGCGCACCAGCGGGTGGTACGCATTCAGGACCACGGCGAGCCTGGCGACCAGGCCCGCCACATAGTCGTCCCTGAGGATGTGCGCCAGCTCATGCGCCAGCACTGCGCGTCGCTCGGGCGCGTCCCAGGTCCGCCAGTCGTCCGGGAGCAGAATTACCGGTCGCCGCCATCCCGCCGTGGCCGGCGTAGTCAGTTCGGCCACCTCTCGCAGCTCGACGGCCGGGCGACAGTCCATGGTTCGGCGTAACTCGTCGAGAAGGCGGGATAGCCCGGGATCGTCGACCGGTCGCCCGCGGAGCCGGCAGATCCGGATGGCCCAGAGGCCGCCGACGAGCCGGAGGAGGCCGAAGCCGGTTGCGGCCAGTGCGAATATTGCGACCACGCCACCCCAGGGCCTGAACCTGGCCGCGGGCTCCGCAACGCCCCGATCGATGCGGGCCCAGGCCCGCCGCAGGCCCGAGAGATCCCAGCCGGCTTCGGCGGCCGTGGGAGCAACTGCGTCGGGGCCATTGGTGGCGATGGCGTCGTCCCGCGGGTCGACCGAGGTTGATTTTGGGGCCACCGCCACGGACGCGTGCCCGGTGGAGATCGCGGCGAAATGGCGGTCGACGCCGATCAGGCCGCTGAGGCTCAGGGCGACGACCAGGGCGAGCGTCAGGGTCGCGACCCAGGCGCCTTGGGCCGGGCCTCGCCGCGAGGCGATCCCATGCAGGGCCAGTGCGGGGACGCCCAGGAAGGTGACCTGCGCGGCGATCCAGGCGAGCGTGATGCCGAGGTCGTTCATCGGTCCTGCCCCTCCAGGATCCGCACGAGCATCGCACGCTCCTCGGCCGTCAGCTTGCGCTGGTCGACGAGCCGGCGAAGCAGCTGGGCACGCGATCCGCGGAAGACACGCTGGACGAGGTCGCCCAGGAGCCGGCCCGAGACGTCCTCGTACGACCTTTCGGCCCGGTAGCGGAAGGGACGCTCGCCGTTGAGCTGGCTCAGGAACCCCTTCTCCTGGAGGGCCCTGACGAGGTTGGCGATCGTCGTGTAGGTGCGGACCAGGCCCGTCGCCTCGAGCCGGTCACGCGCCTCGGCGGCCGTGGCCTCGGCCTGCGACCAGAAGACGTGCATGACTTCCAGCTCGCGATCGGTCAGATCCTTCGCAGGCGGACGTCCCATGGCGGGCCCTCCCTTGGCCGCTCAAATTTCATTCTCCAAATTTGGTTTTCATAACTTAGCGGGCATGGCACGCATGTCAATGCAAAAAATAACCCGCGACGAGCCGGAAGTCTGCCGACTCCGGCGTTGTCGACCTGGAGACGAGTCACGGCCGTGCCGGCCCCGAGACTCCGAGGATCGAACGGGCTCGATCCCACCGGGACGGACGATCAGATGCCGATCACGCGCCGAGGAGGGCCCGGATCAGCCTTCTTCCAGGGGCTGGCCGAAGTAGAGCTTCATGTAGCTCTCGTAGCGGCCGGCATGGATGAGGCCCAGGTGGACGGCGTCCTTGACGGCGCAGTCGGACTCGTGGGTGTGGGAGCAGTCGGGGTATTTGCACTTGGGGATGAAGGGGCGGAACTCGACGAAGTAGGCCTCGACATCGGCCTGCTCGACGCCCCAGAGCTCGAACTGGCGCAGGCCGGGGGTGTCGACGACGAAGCCGCCGGATTCGAGGCGGATCAGCTCGGAGTTGCTGGTCGTGTGCTTCCCCTTGCCGGTCCACTCGGCCACCTCGCCGATGCGCAGGTTCAGGCCGGGCTGCACGGCGTTCAGGAGCGAGCTCTTGCCGACGCCGCTCTGGCCCGAGAAGGCGGTGGTCCCCTCCTTGAAGAAGGAACGCAGGCGGTCGATGCCCCGGCCGTCGGCGGCGGAGGTGATGAGGGTCTCGTAGCCGAGCTGAGTGTAGAGGCCGACGATCCACTGGAAGTCGACGACGTCGACGAGGTCGGCCTTGTTCAGGATGATGATCGGCTGGACGCGGCCGATCTCCGCCGAGATCAGGTAGCGGTCGATGAGCGGGAGCTTCAGGCCCGGCTCGTCGAAGGCCGAGACGATCAGGATGCGGTCGACGTTGGAGACGAGCACGTGCTTGTGCTTGCGGTACCCGCGCGAGATGGTCCGGGTGCGGGCGTCGATCTTCTCGACCATCCCCTCGCCGTTGGGCTCGGGCCTGAACCAGACGCGGTCGCCGACGGCGATGACGTTGCGGCCGTCGATGGCCATCGTCTTGAGGATGCGCCTGACGTTGCAGCGGTAGCGGTCGCCGTCGTCGGCCTCGACCACCGAGATGAGCCCGTGGACGCGGATGACGCGGCCGTGCAGGCACTCGGTGAGGTCAACCGAGATGAGCGACCCCTGGTCGTCGCCGGCGTCGGCCCGCTCCTTGTCGGTCCCCTCGGTGACGATGGTGCGCTTGCGCGAGAGGTCTCCCTTGGCGCGCACGCGCTCGGCCGAGGCGTGGTCGAGCCGCACCTGGTTGTCGTTGCGAAAGTCTTCGGTCAGGTTATTGTCGCGGGTCCGCTTCTGGCGGTTCTTCTTGAAGCTGACCCGGATTTTCTTCTTGGCCAAGCGCGTGCGACCTCGGGCGTTGGGATCTCGGGCGGCGCCCCTGCCTGCCGGCGCCTCGACTCAAGGCTAAGGCCCGGAGGGCTCGTGCGTCAATCAAGATGGCCCGTGACAGGGCCCGGCCGCCTCACCAGAACCGGTAGGCGCCCGACCAGAGGACGTAGATGCCAAGCGTCAGGTTCGCGATCGCGTGGCTGGCCACGCAGGCCGACAGGCTCCCCGTCCACTTTAAGAGCCAGGCCCAGGCCAGGCCCGTGAGCAGCGCGGGAAGCCACTCGGGATGCGCCAGGGCGAACGCCACCGAGCTGACCCCGGCCCCGAGCGGCGTGACCAGGCCGACGGGGACCTTCTCGAAGTCCTGGTCGATCACCCAGCGCACCAGGAACGACCGCCAGAACAATTCCTCGATCAGCGGGACCACCGCGACCAGCCCCAGGAACCGGACGGCCAGGAACGCATACCGGCCCGGGGCCGAGGAGATGGACTTGGGGTCGAAGCCCGCCCGATTGCCCGAGAGCGACCCGAACGTCGGATACTTCCCATCCAGGCCGACCCAGACCGCGATCACAAGCACCCCGAGCGCCGCTGCCACGAGCCAGCCGAGCGGGCCCGGCAGCGGCTTCAGGTCGCGCCAGGCCGACCGGCAGAGCCAGGCGACCGCGATGACCACGGCGAGCTTGGCGGTGTAGGCCAGCGGGTAGGCGGCCGGCGGCACGTAGCCCTCCAGCGACGTGAGCGAGAGGAACGCGATAATCGGCGACAGGTGGGCCCAGGGGGGCTGGGTGATCGCCGGGAAGCGGGAGGGTTCCGGGGTCGGGTCGGTCATGCGGATCATCCACCGGGATCGGGATCAGTTCGATGGCATGACCCGGATCATG
It encodes:
- a CDS encoding non-heme iron oxygenase ferredoxin subunit produces the protein MPGFVKMATLDELPPGGSKEVEHDGRIYALFNVDGIISAIDGICPHQGGPLADGPLDGTCVTCPWHGWQFDVRTGKSSLNGKLSLPTFEVKLDGADVLVSVA
- the rsgA gene encoding ribosome small subunit-dependent GTPase A; protein product: MAIDGRNVIAVGDRVWFRPEPNGEGMVEKIDARTRTISRGYRKHKHVLVSNVDRILIVSAFDEPGLKLPLIDRYLISAEIGRVQPIIILNKADLVDVVDFQWIVGLYTQLGYETLITSAADGRGIDRLRSFFKEGTTAFSGQSGVGKSSLLNAVQPGLNLRIGEVAEWTGKGKHTTSNSELIRLESGGFVVDTPGLRQFELWGVEQADVEAYFVEFRPFIPKCKYPDCSHTHESDCAVKDAVHLGLIHAGRYESYMKLYFGQPLEEG
- the bshB1 gene encoding bacillithiol biosynthesis deacetylase BshB1, translated to MLDALVVAPHPDDAELGVGGTIARLLAAGWKVGILDLTTGEPTPLGSVEGRRKETEAANLALGSPWRMNLGLPNRNLEATLEHRRAIASVFRKVRPRLLFAPYWEDAHPDHLAATRLVEDARFWSKLSKSDIPGEPFHPARIFYYFSVHLRIVERPSFVLDISDQLDAKVRAMNAYRSQLVDNQPAGRPGVIDAVCDRTRFWGQTIGVRHGEPFASREPLGLSSLDQVLL
- a CDS encoding M56 family metallopeptidase; its protein translation is MNDLGITLAWIAAQVTFLGVPALALHGIASRRGPAQGAWVATLTLALVVALSLSGLIGVDRHFAAISTGHASVAVAPKSTSVDPRDDAIATNGPDAVAPTAAEAGWDLSGLRRAWARIDRGVAEPAARFRPWGGVVAIFALAATGFGLLRLVGGLWAIRICRLRGRPVDDPGLSRLLDELRRTMDCRPAVELREVAELTTPATAGWRRPVILLPDDWRTWDAPERRAVLAHELAHILRDDYVAGLVARLAVVLNAYHPLVRWLAGRLQLQQEQAADALGARFAGGRVTYLLALSSLALKQDGRSPSWPARAFLPGRGTLIRRITMLRDQNETGTGQRPSSGAWRLTTALALLGLTIGPAMLRGPARAADDEAPAPVLASAEPGPPALPTTETPFNTPHARKGMAGLIAFRPAAALRLARKARPFPFPLISDWFNSELAILSGSLKVDTSAPGFLRLGFEDVEWVTCGVGFGRGVGFGPGGVQQEAPLHRLELRGMTIRTAAPFDWPRFLRQWHCNLEEVRESGRIYYKLTGPPQSAGNWDICIYLPDDRTTVVDDEAEIRALVNRGGPSKSASLLSADWERACRGLLAVVLDNQGGALGKSYDLGRPDDALVLSLLKGVDRWIFSVDEHDSMAFRAAASCVDGGASSAVTRAIDSLLTLAKAKVEKAEPASPPGTPDFRSVELARRMATSFLANLRIRAEGPSIGLQAEGFGTLADLALMFEPVLALMLETEGNAGKVRDRPVINRPKVPKP
- a CDS encoding GNAT family N-acetyltransferase, whose product is MPLTRLRTFRNTDPPRLASLWNRGLPTIAVARPLAAHEFDSLVLDKPHFDPAGLLVAEDDAGHVIGFAHAGFGPLDPCGEVRGRDTELGVMAMFVVDEERMDSDAEDALWLSAEQYLRSRGATVLYAGGQYPVNPFYWGIYGGSEYAGILSSHVAFHRVALRMGYEPTSTTAVLEANLSEPEPRDPRVAALRRQVRLDVDEDSWLDCWWDAAAIGAYRPTTYRLRPRNDETELASAITWDMDGFSRLDGRTRLGLIDVEVPHEQRRKGYGRFLVREIMREARNRMIDILCVQTTSTNHPALALYESIGFHRLETATLYRLPADKMGRSTPH
- a CDS encoding CAAX prenyl protease-related protein encodes the protein MTDPTPEPSRFPAITQPPWAHLSPIIAFLSLTSLEGYVPPAAYPLAYTAKLAVVIAVAWLCRSAWRDLKPLPGPLGWLVAAALGVLVIAVWVGLDGKYPTFGSLSGNRAGFDPKSISSAPGRYAFLAVRFLGLVAVVPLIEELFWRSFLVRWVIDQDFEKVPVGLVTPLGAGVSSVAFALAHPEWLPALLTGLAWAWLLKWTGSLSACVASHAIANLTLGIYVLWSGAYRFW
- a CDS encoding BlaI/MecI/CopY family transcriptional regulator; its protein translation is MGRPPAKDLTDRELEVMHVFWSQAEATAAEARDRLEATGLVRTYTTIANLVRALQEKGFLSQLNGERPFRYRAERSYEDVSGRLLGDLVQRVFRGSRAQLLRRLVDQRKLTAEERAMLVRILEGQDR
- a CDS encoding NAD(P)/FAD-dependent oxidoreductase, encoding MNRGEGGPLAGEAVEFDLVVVGAGMGGLATAGLAASAGCRVALLEAHTHLGGCAGYFSRGPYTFDAGATALMGLEPGQPIGDLLAAVGARFEHVPRAGYRVCLPDRRLLIGTPPATFLADSRLAFPGHDRARGLFWGLQEAVGSALFRAAGGIPRLPTLSPADWAHNLAILGPRGLLAASTWTLSVLDVLRLLGLHRDRPFLAFIAMLLQDTAQAGPETVPFSNAAACLHAYRLGMARPVGGMKALAEGLGGRFAALGGSLRTGTIVDRVEADPGRGGFVVTTRRRDRLKTRQVAFNLPVDLAAALLSRPLVGRLGGQERKSRAAWGAFTGYLAIGAAAVPDDAPLFHQVLQSYDLPPHDGNNVLVSLSPPGDEGYGPPSVRVATLSTHTRPQDWDGLDAATYAARKADYRGRLLAALGRALPDAPGALRHEEFASPRSFRRYTRRTLGAVGGPPVSRRNSNLLAVGPNALGPGLWLVGDSVFPGQGTMATVLSAARVVERITGQPWRKLKAPFVA